The DNA window tatttatatttatttatacatttaaaaaaaaaaaggttagaaatagcaatgtaaaataaataattaaagaatataGAAGAGAAAGAATAtggaatagaaaaaaaaagttataaatattgaagattgaatttctatttaaataaattgtcttttttattttctgtgacTCCCCACAACTTTCTTTATCCTTTTTCATATATAGATATAAAAACATCTCAGCCAAGGACAAAACATtagtaaataaatgtataggtatgttttttaaaaataccagATCTATGTAGAGGCTCCGCCTCCTCGCCGCCCCCGCAAATCTACAAATTTAACTATAGCGGATCCTGGGCAGTCTGAGCTAGCCTAAACCCAAGAAAGATACTTACATGTCTGCCTCAGTTTCTGTGAAGTGTGCTCTGAGATTTCAGTGTTTTTTGGATACTTCTGATtatttattatccatttcATCTCTGTCTGTAAAGAGTTTCCAAAATTTATTCGAAAAATGTCCCGCGAAAAAAAATCGCATCAATGTGTATGTGCCACCAATAAGTAGTTTTCCCGAATCCAGTTTGCCGGGCGGCTATGAACTCCAGGATCGCGTCGAGTTGCCCAAGGCTACGGACGTCCTTGAGAATGTCCTTGAAGAGCGAGAGCCGCACTTTCTCAACGTAATCGATGGCCGGGGACGTCTTTTGGAGCAAATGCGTTATTTTGGCGACGATTACCGTTTGGCTTTGAGAGAGGCCTTCACCCAAGAGGGCCACATCCATCCGGATAATGGTGCAGAATTTGCATCTCCAAATCTCGAGCCCCTGACTGAAAACCCTTACCCGTGACCACAATAAAACATTCGGAATGAGTGGCATAccggcaaataaataaactgtcTCAATTGATGCACAATGTTGGTTTACTGATAAAAAAAGGTAGTAAAAAATATCTGATTTTGGAATTTAGAATTGTATATTAAAcatgaaaattaatataaattgaatacaaaatatttgggttcactacgttttttttatcagtgttgttattattttcaaacatgtatttttatttgtaatagaTACATTTAAAAGTAGTCATCTTGTCTTcaagttttgtttataataataaattgcaATGCACTATAGTATTCTTGATTTTAAAGCTGAGCTAATATAAagccaaaataatttaattttcaactaaaacatcaattaaaataaaagttaactAGATCTTAGTTTAAGAAATTGTAATAACTTTTCCAACATTTACAAACCAAATAACTCTTTAAAAATCTATCGATCTATCTGCGTGTGAAAAgcttatacaatttatttctttaataaaatttggcaataaatttcaaactaaattttatagGCTGCTCTTAAGTCGACTACCTGTGGCAATTCGTTGTGGTTggaatttttgtaaaagctCAATTGGGTTTTTTTTCGGATCTGGCAAATTGTTCGTCGAATTTGCGGTGCTATGCATTTCGCAACATATTTGTTTAACAGAAGAGCCACTTCAGCGCATTTTCCCCGCTATTTCACTCGCACGAAGagcagtaaaaaaaattgtatttactttCTGTTCACAATTTGTGAAAAAAGAgttctttattgtttttctgttggcacgagttaaaagtttaaaaatgaaaaaaaggaaaaattggaaaacgaaTTACATTTGCATCGGCATGTGTTGCGCATTCAGATGGGGTCTGTATCTGTATTCGCAACTGCTCCTGCGAATGTATCTGTAAATATCTGCAGGCATTTGCGTGTGTTACTTTGATGCATAATGggatttttatggctttacgttTTAATGCAATCCTTTTTCCCTCTATTTTTTCCTTGGaatgtaaaaaatgttgttaaatttttaataataaatgaaccattttaaataattttatgtaaatacCCCTTATGTTAGCCAATATTTCTTggaatgaaaaaaattgttgagtTTTTAATAAGACTTTAACGAATTGAACCATTTTCAAtcattttatgcaaattaacccttcatttatattttaattcaaactttaaaatgcACCCTGCTAATCTTTCAAAAGCTTAACATTAAGAGCAATGTTgtgttaatttgtttgttaaaatagGTCTTAGCATGATTTTGAACTAAtaaacagattttaaaatttagattgGCAAAAAGCAGAATCAAGTTTGAAAACTTGCTTAGTCAACTATTATCTATTTGCTTaagttacatatttttaatgcatttatacGAGTttgtattttcaattttacagcctacatattttgtatgtgtCATTTTTGTAACTCCTTTTCGAGTCCCAATAATTTTGCCTGCACAAGTATTACGTATTCGACCCATTGGCCCTTACCTTCGGGTAATTTATGACTTTCTGCAGTGTTCCCAGCTCCCTCGTTTCGAGATCTGGATGAACAGGtattatgttaaatttaatgtgCCCTCGCCATGGCAACAGGTCAAAAGGCCAGAAGATGGTCACCGCGTTGGGGCAACTGGATTGAAATGGCGTCGCCTGCAACGCACTTAAAGCCTTgcgaattttttaaaaaggaagGGCACAGTCCTACATTGCCATGGCAGCCAATTTGTCCACACGTAAACATCTGAGACCCCCATGGAGCTAACTCAGTTGAAAACCATTCAACTCCCTAATTGGATAGGTTATACAGCATTTTGGGTGTGAATGTTCGATGTTGTCTCATTTTGAATGACTGCCTGATCTGAATGGCGAATTCAAACCCGTTTAATAACTGAGCCGGTTCAGGAAAGGACATCATTACCCAGGCAAATCTAGGCACTGTAGACTACAGAAGTTTGGTTTTCCCTTTCAGTGATAAATGCCTAGTTTTCCGGTTGCTAGGAGTtgccaaaattttaaagaaacttgAGAAAACCTGTCGAttgcttaataaaaatgtaagctAGATTTATCTGTTTAAAATGACTTACACTAGAGAATCTGCTTTGTACAAATTACAATCTAATATAAATTTAGCAAAATGACTTGACTAGTAATGTtgtctaaaataaaaacgtgtTAGGGTGATAGTGGCTGCTTTTGGTTGGATAAGTAGCAGGTCGAAACCGATTCCTACGGAGgaatgcgattaaaaaaaaaaactttttttggggtaatatatttatgttcttttgaaaatgatttatccaaataaaaattcctaaaaaaataattaaagtacATTTTACCCTTTTTAATTATGggattatatataaaatgcatTGATATTGACAATTAATTTATTCTCTCGTTAGTTTTTGCaacttcttttaaaatgtaaagtcTTGTAAGTATAGTAActgaattgaattaaaaaagagttaattttatcattatgcattaaacaattaatgtaattaaaatggcTTATTAATTCTTCTTAGCTTATGTATCTGATATAagctgatttattttaaaaattttacttaGAAATTGATTGTGAACCGCAAAAGCTTTATAAACTATTGcggtattattaatttaaagtaaaatattcataatttGAGAGCATTGCAGTAGCAGTTTTccattgaattgaaattttattacctaATAAGGACTGATTTTTGGAAAGAATCGGACGCCAGAAAAAGACTGGCTCTCGGGCAGATTCGCACATTATCGGGGCTTGCTTCCCCTGCGAAAACCAACCACTGGTTTGCTGAATTTGGTGCGCCAATCCGGTCGTATATATAGGGGTTCTCCGCCGAATTTTCGACGCCTTTGCGTCTGGGGGCATGCGCTGAATGGGCGCCGGGTGCGAGTGGGATGGAGCACGTGTGCGAGCGGGACGGGGCGATGCCGACAAAAATGCGCGAGGAGTAATCGGTGTCCTTGGCTGGGGCACAAGGCTCAAGGCTAACCTGTTGACAAAGTGcatattgcgcatacgccccgtACGGCGCACAAGTCCAACAGGTAAGCCGCTGGCGTAGGCGTTGCACATCCACCCACTCACGCAAAATATACCGCCCACCCAACCACCCGCAACCTTGCCGTTGGCAATCGTATCAAGGCTGAAAAGGCGCCAATGGCAATGATCTGCGTAAATCAAGTTAGCAAAATTACTGCAAGCTGCGTTCGCACTGGATGCAATATGAAACTTATTCCGGCCCCTCATTCAGCAGTTGCTTTCGATGGCAACTGTCGCAATATATTGGCGATTCAAGtacaatttgcaaaaaatatgGACTGCAGTGCAATAAATCCGTATTCAAAACCGTATTCAAAGGGTATTTTATAGGTCTTCAATGCGATTATTACCtctttttatctttattataATAAGTGTAAACTTAATCGCAACCACGTCTGAAATGCAGAGTATGAAATTAGATGTCccaaatatcaaaatttatgttttatatataaagcTTTTATAAGCATTTTTTTCAGAAATGCTTAAGATGATAAATGCGGCTAAAAATACTACTGATGTTTccccttttaaaaattattttttaagcatcAGCCAGAAAACACAAGGATCAGTGCTGCCAACTTTTgttcagaaaaaaaaggatgaaaaatataaaatataaaatataaaaatataaaaagaaacaaaaacaaacaattaaaaaagactaaacaaaaaaaacactttataattttttaaattattattacatcATGTGTTTAATTTGTTCATTATTTGGTGATTTTTTTCTGGATTTTCTTGTTTCTAGTAAA is part of the Drosophila gunungcola strain Sukarami unplaced genomic scaffold, Dgunungcola_SK_2 000071F, whole genome shotgun sequence genome and encodes:
- the LOC128264496 gene encoding uncharacterized protein LOC128264496, which translates into the protein MSASVSVKCALRFQCFLDTSDYLLSISSLSVKSFQNLFEKCPAKKNRINVYVPPISSFPESSLPGGYELQDRVELPKATDVLENVLEEREPHFLNVIDGRGRLLEQMRYFGDDYRLALREAFTQEGHIHPDNGAEFASPNLEPLTENPYP